The Bartonella sp. TP genomic sequence CCTTGGTTTGTACAGCATTTAATGCAGATTTTGACGGAGATCAGATGGCTGTTCATGTGCCATTATCGTTAGAAGCTCAGCTAGAAGCTCGTGTACTTATGATGTCGACTAATAATGTGCTGCATCCTGCTAACGGTGCTCCTGTTATTGTTCCTTCACAAGATATGGTGCTTGGCTTATATTATCTTTCTTTGTTATATGACAATGAGCCAGGTGAAGGTATGGTGTTTAGCGATATGGCTGAGTTGCAGCATGCGTTGGAAACTAAAGTAGTAACTTTGCATTCAAAGATAAAGGGTCGATATTTTAATTTAGATGAAAAAGGAAATATGAAATCTAAATTATATGAAACTTCCCCAGGTCGCTTGTTGATAAGTGAGCTTTTGCCAAAGAATGCTGATCTTTCTTTTGATATTGTAAATCAAGAAATGACTAAAAAGAACATTTCAAAAATGATTGATAAGGTTTACAGGCATTGCGGACAAAAGGAAGCTGTTATTTTTTGTGATCGAATCATGCAGTTGGGTTTTTCTCATGCTTGTCGTGCCGGTATATCTTTTGGTAAAGATGATATGGTTATACCTGCTATGAAATCAAAATTAGTGGAGGAAACCGAAAATTTAGCCAAAGAATATGAGCAGCAATATAATGATGGGTTAATTACCTATGGGGAAAAATATAATAAGGTTGTCGATGCTTGGGGTAAATGTACGGATAAAGTGGCAGATGAGATGATGCAGGCTATTCAGCATGTAGAGTTTGATAAAGCCACAGGCCGTCGTAAACAAATGAACTCTATATATATGATGTCTCATTCTGGCGCTCGTGGCTCTGCGAATCAAATGCGACAATTGGCTGGCATGCGGGGATTGATGGCTAAGCCTTCTGGCGAAATTATTGAAACTCCTATTATTTCGAATTTTAAAGAAGGTCTAACGGTTAATGAGTATTTTAACTCTACGCACGGTGCAAGAAAAGGGTTGGCCGATACAGCATTAAAAACTGCTAATTCTGGATATCTTACGCGTCGGTTAGTGGATGTTGCTCAAGATGCTATAATTTCGCAACTTGATTGTGGGACCGATAAAGGTTTAATGATGCAAGCTATAGTAGATTCTGGGCAAGTGGTGGCATCTTTGGGTCAGCGCATATTAGGTCGTACAGTGCTACATGATGTTTACCATCCTACAACTAAGGAAGTGATTGTTGAAGGTGGACGTATGCTAGAGGAATCGGATGTTTCTGCGATAGAAGCTGCTTCGATTCAATCTATATATATTAGATCGCCTTTGACATGTGAAACTCGTTTTGGTGTTTGCGCAAAATGTTATGGTCGTGATCTTGCTCGTGGCACAATAGTTAATCAGGGAGAGGCAGTTGGTGTGATTGCTGCGCAATCTATAGGAGAGCCAGGAACTCAGCTTACTATGCGTACATTTCACCTTGGAGGAACTGCTCAGGTAGTAGATACCTCTTATCTTGAGGCTTCTTACGATGGTTTGATTGAGATAAGAAACCGTAATGTTATTCGAAATTCTGACGGCATTTATGTTGTCATGGGTCGTAATATGGTGGTGGTCATTAAGGATGAGAGTGGTAAAGACCGTTTCTCACAGAGAATAAATTATGGCGCGCGACTTTTCGTTGATGATGGTGATGCGGTTCGGCAAGGGCAACGTCTGGCTGAGTGGGATCCATATGCTAGACCTATTATGACTGAAATAGATGGATATATTGGTTTTGAGGATTTGGTTCCTGGTGTATCAATTTCTGAAATTGCGGATGAAGCTACAGGTATAATTAAGCGTCAAATTATTGATTGGCGCTTAAATCCTAGGGGTAGCGATCTTAAGCCAGCTATTGTAGTAACTGACAAGGAAGGTAATATTTTAAAATTGCCTAAAGGTTCTGATGCGCGCTTCCCGCTGTCTGTTGATACGATACTTTCAGTTGAGCCAGAATCTTATGTGAATGCTGGGGATGTAATTGCCCGTAGTTCCTTAGAAAGTGCAAAAACGAAAGATATTACGGGAGGCTTGCCTCGGGTTGCCGAGTTATTTGAAGCTAGGCGGCCAAAGGATCATGCTATAATAGCTGAAATTGATGGGGTTATAAGATTCGGTAAGGATTATAAAAATAAACTTAGAATACTTATAGAACCTAGTGATAAAGCTCTGGAGCCTATTGAATATTTATTACCTAAAAATCGTGCTTTCCACTGGCAAGATGGTGACTACATAGAACGTGGCGATTACCTTCTAGATGGTAATCCAGCACCGCATGATATTTTGGCAATAAAAGGCGTTGAAGCATTGGCCTCTTATTTGGTAAATGAAATACAAGAAGTATATAGGTTACAGGGTGTGCTTATTAACGACAAGCACATAGAGGTTATTGTGCGGCAAATGTTGCAAAAAGTAGAAATTATAGATACAGGGGATTCTAGTTATATAATAGGGGATCATGTTGATCGGATAGAGCTTGAAGAAATAAATGAAAAATTGCTATCAGCGGGTAAAAAAATTGCAGTTGGTACGCCAGTTTTATTGGGTATTACTAAAGCTTCTTTACAGACGCCTTCGTTTATTTCTGCTGCTTCTTTCCAAGAGACTACTCGCGTGTTAACTGATGCTGCCGTAGCTGGCAAAATTGATGCTTTGCAAGGCCTAAAAGAAAATGTTATTGTTGGTAGATTGATTCCCGCAGGTACTGGTGGTGCTATGAGGCA encodes the following:
- the rpoC gene encoding DNA-directed RNA polymerase subunit beta', with the translated sequence MSQEVMNLFNSNSSVPTFDSIKISIASPEKIRSWSFGEIKKPETINYRTFKPERDGLFCARIFGPVKDYECLCGKYKRMKYKGVICEKCGVEVTLAKVRRDRMGHIELAAPVAHVWFLKSLPSRIATLLDIPLKDIERVLYFENYMVTEPGLTALKMHQLLSEDEYIKCAAEYGKDSFTAMIGAEAVYEILSTLDLANLAERLHEELAVTTTELKQAKLMKRIKLVENFIESGNKPEWMVLKVVPVIPPDLRPLVPLDGGRFATSDLNDLYRRVINRNNRLKRLLELRAPGIIVRNEKRMLQEAVDALFDNGRRGRVITGANRRPLKSLADMLKGKQGRFRQNLLGKRVDYSGRSVIVTGPELKLHQCGLPKKMALELFKPFIYARLDAKGYASTVKQAKKLVEKEKPEVWDILDEVIREHPVLLNRAPTLHRLGIQAFEPILIEGKAIHLHPLVCTAFNADFDGDQMAVHVPLSLEAQLEARVLMMSTNNVLHPANGAPVIVPSQDMVLGLYYLSLLYDNEPGEGMVFSDMAELQHALETKVVTLHSKIKGRYFNLDEKGNMKSKLYETSPGRLLISELLPKNADLSFDIVNQEMTKKNISKMIDKVYRHCGQKEAVIFCDRIMQLGFSHACRAGISFGKDDMVIPAMKSKLVEETENLAKEYEQQYNDGLITYGEKYNKVVDAWGKCTDKVADEMMQAIQHVEFDKATGRRKQMNSIYMMSHSGARGSANQMRQLAGMRGLMAKPSGEIIETPIISNFKEGLTVNEYFNSTHGARKGLADTALKTANSGYLTRRLVDVAQDAIISQLDCGTDKGLMMQAIVDSGQVVASLGQRILGRTVLHDVYHPTTKEVIVEGGRMLEESDVSAIEAASIQSIYIRSPLTCETRFGVCAKCYGRDLARGTIVNQGEAVGVIAAQSIGEPGTQLTMRTFHLGGTAQVVDTSYLEASYDGLIEIRNRNVIRNSDGIYVVMGRNMVVVIKDESGKDRFSQRINYGARLFVDDGDAVRQGQRLAEWDPYARPIMTEIDGYIGFEDLVPGVSISEIADEATGIIKRQIIDWRLNPRGSDLKPAIVVTDKEGNILKLPKGSDARFPLSVDTILSVEPESYVNAGDVIARSSLESAKTKDITGGLPRVAELFEARRPKDHAIIAEIDGVIRFGKDYKNKLRILIEPSDKALEPIEYLLPKNRAFHWQDGDYIERGDYLLDGNPAPHDILAIKGVEALASYLVNEIQEVYRLQGVLINDKHIEVIVRQMLQKVEIIDTGDSSYIIGDHVDRIELEEINEKLLSAGKKIAVGTPVLLGITKASLQTPSFISAASFQETTRVLTDAAVAGKIDALQGLKENVIVGRLIPAGTGGAMRQVRTIAYNRDKTIVDSFKDGSAINDEASLLTDFRNATAV